The following are encoded in a window of Variovorax paradoxus genomic DNA:
- a CDS encoding DUF6708 domain-containing protein: MIGGINTSGRSTDEDRADGKVIGLVERYANKRQSAAGVAGHGGKLTGVYPDAIEFQRVYLTGGGGVYTTYGFVSGVLGTYLFATFMLEGMIKYEGYGVIAFAYIGSWSFFAFFAYLELFAPADSPLYFDRKHRKVYKVTQSGARRWRFFGPRNSSLVAYDWDLIDAEHHTTLQASTATASRVHHLVFLVRKSKDDPTIIDSFTFASVDFVPALWEYIRRYMEQGAAPLVKGEFPPVSNTGAYVPWSDFGAVVPFLDQPGRRWKEQPWKTMLKYISMPVTVPLYMLWLFFNRLTVWTAQKVEWPEEIKQAIGRLINELDLRADTYRSLRPGPPPEV, encoded by the coding sequence ATGATTGGCGGCATCAACACCAGCGGGCGCAGCACCGATGAGGATCGCGCCGATGGCAAGGTCATCGGGCTTGTGGAGCGCTATGCCAACAAAAGACAAAGTGCTGCCGGAGTAGCCGGACACGGGGGAAAGCTCACAGGCGTCTACCCAGATGCCATCGAGTTTCAGAGGGTCTACCTGACGGGCGGAGGGGGGGTTTATACGACGTATGGCTTCGTGTCTGGGGTGCTTGGCACGTACTTGTTCGCAACGTTCATGTTGGAGGGAATGATTAAGTACGAAGGCTACGGAGTTATCGCCTTCGCCTACATTGGCTCCTGGTCCTTCTTTGCATTCTTCGCCTACCTCGAACTCTTCGCCCCCGCCGACAGCCCCCTCTACTTCGACCGCAAGCATCGCAAGGTCTACAAAGTCACGCAGTCCGGTGCTCGCCGTTGGCGATTCTTCGGTCCTCGCAACTCCAGCCTTGTTGCTTACGACTGGGACCTGATCGACGCTGAACATCACACCACGCTGCAAGCCAGTACGGCCACGGCCAGCCGCGTGCATCACCTTGTCTTCCTGGTGCGCAAGAGCAAGGACGACCCAACCATCATCGACAGCTTCACCTTCGCCAGCGTCGACTTCGTGCCAGCCCTGTGGGAGTACATCCGCCGCTACATGGAGCAAGGCGCTGCGCCGCTGGTGAAGGGTGAGTTCCCTCCGGTGTCAAACACCGGCGCGTATGTGCCCTGGAGTGACTTCGGTGCGGTCGTCCCCTTTCTTGACCAACCGGGGCGGCGCTGGAAAGAACAACCGTGGAAGACCATGCTCAAGTACATCAGCATGCCTGTCACAGTGCCGCTGTACATGCTGTGGTTGTTCTTCAACCGCCTGACCGTCTGGACCGCACAGAAGGTCGAGTGGCCCGAAGAGATCAAGCAAGCCATTGGTCGATTGATCAACGAGCTGGACCTTCGCGCCGACACCTACCGCAGCCTGCGCCCCGGCCCGCCACCGGAGGTTTGA
- the tssK gene encoding type VI secretion system baseplate subunit TssK, translated as MSWRTKVVWSEGMLLQPQHLQQSERHADHARHVLLRTTTPYAWGFAEVEIDAAALTLGKLALVRAVGIFGDGTVFDMPAVDPLPEPIDIPASMRDEAVVLALPLRRAGAREADAEEYEELVRHRVLESDVPDSNTAGERTAMLQLGQLHTRLMRASEATDAWATLGVARVVERRVDNQVQLDRTMLPPLLDVAGHAVIRAWLDELLGLLRQRGEALAGRMTQGGTGGVAEIADFMLLQAVNRNEAIFAHLAKSAMLHPQHFFEHALGLAGDLASFRDTRRVARFGPYIHDDLALSFRPVMDDLRRSLSMVFEQSAIRIDLHDRKHGVRVAVVTDVELQRKATFVLAVNANMPSEALRARFPTQVKIGPVERIRDLVNLALPGVTLTPMPVAPRQIPFHTGANYFELETRNSDLWRQLEQSGGIAMHIAGDFPGLDLAFWAIRS; from the coding sequence ATGAGTTGGCGAACCAAAGTGGTCTGGAGCGAGGGGATGCTGTTGCAGCCTCAGCACCTGCAGCAAAGCGAGCGTCATGCCGATCATGCGCGGCATGTGCTGTTGCGCACCACCACGCCTTACGCCTGGGGATTCGCCGAGGTCGAAATCGACGCGGCGGCGCTCACGCTGGGCAAGCTGGCGCTGGTGCGGGCGGTGGGCATCTTCGGCGACGGCACGGTGTTCGACATGCCGGCGGTCGATCCGTTGCCCGAGCCCATCGACATTCCCGCGTCCATGCGCGACGAAGCCGTGGTGCTTGCACTGCCGCTGCGCCGCGCCGGGGCGCGCGAGGCCGACGCTGAAGAATACGAAGAGCTGGTGCGCCACCGCGTGCTGGAGTCGGACGTGCCCGACTCCAACACGGCCGGCGAGCGCACCGCGATGCTGCAACTCGGCCAGCTCCACACGCGCCTGATGCGCGCCAGCGAAGCGACCGACGCCTGGGCGACCTTGGGCGTGGCCCGCGTGGTCGAGCGCCGGGTCGACAACCAGGTGCAGCTCGATCGTACGATGCTGCCGCCGCTGCTCGACGTGGCCGGCCATGCGGTGATCCGCGCCTGGCTCGACGAGCTGCTGGGCCTGCTGCGCCAGCGCGGCGAGGCGCTGGCCGGGCGCATGACCCAAGGGGGCACGGGCGGCGTGGCCGAGATTGCCGACTTCATGCTGCTGCAAGCGGTGAACCGCAACGAGGCCATCTTTGCGCACCTGGCCAAGAGCGCGATGCTGCACCCGCAGCATTTCTTCGAGCACGCGCTCGGGCTGGCCGGTGACCTCGCGAGTTTTCGCGACACGCGCCGCGTGGCGCGCTTCGGGCCCTACATCCACGACGACCTCGCGCTGAGCTTCCGCCCGGTGATGGACGACCTGCGCCGCAGCCTGTCGATGGTGTTCGAGCAGTCGGCCATCCGCATCGACCTGCACGACCGCAAGCACGGCGTGCGCGTGGCGGTGGTGACCGATGTGGAGCTGCAGCGCAAGGCGACCTTCGTGCTCGCGGTGAACGCGAACATGCCGAGCGAGGCGTTGCGTGCGCGCTTCCCCACGCAGGTGAAGATCGGGCCGGTCGAGCGCATCCGCGACCTCGTGAACCTCGCGCTGCCGGGCGTCACGCTGACGCCGATGCCGGTGGCGCCGCGGCAGATTCCCTTCCACACGGGCGCCAACTACTTCGAACTCGAAACGCGCAACAGCGACCTGTGGCGCCAGCTCGAGCAATCGGGCGGCATCGCGATGCACATCGCTGGCGATTTCCCCGGCCTCGACCTCGCGTTCTGGGCCATTCGTTCCTAG
- a CDS encoding DotU family type VI secretion system protein, with protein sequence MSTPPDPFAAFESERTVIKPKPRTPGGAPPAAAAPAPFFGGADPTPVAEVGEIGLLNPLVSAAGKLLVLIGKLRNLAQPPNVPALRASTADAVNQFDAAARRAGVGNESVLAARYVLCTALDEAVANTPWGVQAGWNKQSLLVQFHNETWGGEKVFQLLAKLAQDVPTHRQLLELIYSVLALGFEGRYRVVDNGRAQLDSVRQRLADLIAKDRPAVEPELSPHWRGQGAGTVRLRESLPLWVFAAGFALLLALAWFGLRLTLNHRSDTTYAAVSSLRVPNIQIAPPAAPAKSPRLARFLEPEIKQGLVTVTDEADRSVVRLRGDSFFGSGSAEPMAASLPVLRRIGQALAEVKGEVLITGHSDNQPIRSLRYPSNWHLSAARADAVKGALTTLVEPARMRSDGKADAEPVVANDTPANRARNRRVDIVLLTEPERVAAAAPVPGATK encoded by the coding sequence ATGAGCACCCCTCCCGACCCCTTTGCCGCCTTCGAGTCCGAGCGCACGGTCATCAAGCCCAAGCCGCGCACGCCGGGCGGCGCACCGCCGGCTGCTGCGGCTCCCGCGCCGTTCTTCGGCGGTGCCGATCCGACGCCCGTGGCCGAAGTGGGCGAGATCGGCCTGCTCAATCCGCTGGTCTCGGCCGCGGGCAAGCTGCTGGTGCTGATCGGCAAGCTGCGCAACCTCGCGCAGCCGCCCAACGTGCCGGCGCTGCGCGCGTCCACCGCCGATGCGGTGAACCAGTTCGATGCCGCGGCGCGCCGTGCGGGCGTGGGCAACGAGTCGGTGCTGGCCGCACGCTACGTGCTGTGCACGGCGCTCGACGAGGCCGTCGCCAACACGCCCTGGGGCGTGCAGGCCGGATGGAACAAGCAGAGCTTGCTGGTGCAGTTCCACAACGAGACCTGGGGCGGCGAAAAGGTGTTCCAGCTGCTCGCCAAGCTCGCACAAGATGTGCCCACGCACCGCCAGCTGCTCGAGCTGATCTACAGCGTGCTCGCGCTCGGCTTCGAGGGCCGCTACCGCGTGGTCGACAACGGTCGCGCGCAGCTCGACTCGGTGCGCCAGCGCCTGGCCGACCTGATCGCCAAGGACCGTCCGGCTGTCGAGCCCGAGCTGTCGCCGCACTGGCGTGGGCAGGGCGCGGGCACGGTGCGGCTGCGCGAGTCGCTGCCGCTGTGGGTGTTCGCGGCCGGCTTTGCGCTGCTGCTGGCGCTCGCGTGGTTCGGCCTGCGGCTCACGCTCAACCACCGCTCCGACACCACCTACGCGGCGGTGTCGAGCCTGCGCGTGCCCAACATCCAGATCGCACCGCCCGCCGCACCGGCCAAGTCGCCGCGGCTCGCGCGCTTTCTCGAGCCCGAGATCAAACAGGGTCTGGTGACGGTGACCGACGAAGCCGACCGCAGCGTGGTGCGCCTGCGCGGCGACTCGTTCTTCGGTTCGGGCAGCGCCGAGCCGATGGCCGCGTCGCTGCCGGTGCTGCGCCGCATCGGCCAGGCGCTGGCCGAGGTGAAGGGCGAGGTGCTCATCACCGGCCACTCCGACAACCAGCCGATCCGCTCGCTGCGCTATCCGTCGAACTGGCACCTCTCGGCCGCGCGCGCCGATGCAGTGAAAGGTGCGCTCACGACGCTGGTCGAGCCCGCGCGCATGCGCTCCGACGGCAAGGCCGACGCCGAGCCCGTGGTGGCCAACGACACGCCGGCCAACCGCGCGCGCAACCGCCGCGTCGACATCGTGCTGCTGACCGAACCCGAGCGCGTGGCCGCTGCTGCTCCCGTTCCAGGAGCAACGAAATGA
- a CDS encoding T6SS effector BTH_I2691 family protein, with translation MTCKICDNKSGQSILLVRPTAVATDPAIAPQGIAALDAHAGTVKAFGLPPLKAESKYALRLLRREGYVYVFFPGEKPLGQIKPWLAYRVYNQGALIPEGSFVFDRSEFACSTKGTHPHDVRTLCIAEPKRIAKVWIGFSMNWWSDTVKSNAAKNPKAAGMVEVNLAGDPPTHGFAADAAFLKRHVADYAVQSLKHGGLEEDATPFYPPGDIAAAQAARALVAVMQRQNAGHAGKPMVVAVPDPVGLAADLNGIRMARDRRDKEALLLPEVAWPLMTNQLLSGLKASIESAAMDEARATPDGHVSQKRWNELKGTPFYREGGYEWFPTQGTAADGSPNGKAIKPRTSVHERRIDERGNAYGSAQWKPFASQIDAGKHERWMQDFKTRRGTEADRLALHEKNWLAAASSSATLGYFATHFDEGDPNKHTAPTSPGAIYAGESHLIHYPQPLSTAECYAQYLERMLEPPITDPHAVPLRAMFGNQKDVISRVHAMLIGDADRDNEDNMRDKTLDIFKGLVTAEWGPKYSWMKAAVMGVSGGHLAAIAAGALQFGLSLKWSDGLTIPQKAQKYLQRLPALAAAELALLDAMRAAAEGGASSLHVVMRSNWRKETVLATMERNPFDYSEADRRAIRNKPAGSRIVVQRVVMLDAGSANIGLIPNETAQLPGASPRSRRGLSMAQFTEHVKAADLQSFDSATVKNVKAHVAQEAVDANVKSLRTDQFFGGAVMVVQGLGLIWSVRDFFQELGKGDNSKLFDKLLGVADGVAGFVGGALDLRAASLQIQMVEAQGAARGTAMSQVSRSLSNLKAGAAMTGVAGGVLNMVMSFRKMQEADQKGDEASYRGHLYAGVAFGLNSVAMSLIAADFLTRGATNRAIGAASQKVAQTLIKRGLQRVVLTVIASASAEALVAGVGVFISGAGWVLLIAGVASTMWAVLSERSELQRWIARGYFGRDTEGRYEDKGRELLEYHMITAEMVYKPMADEENQRLFKKYPGPPAAPAPRLPPFGGDGVGGFR, from the coding sequence ATGACCTGCAAGATATGTGACAACAAGAGCGGCCAGTCGATCCTGTTGGTGCGGCCTACCGCTGTGGCCACGGACCCGGCAATCGCACCCCAGGGCATTGCCGCACTCGACGCGCATGCGGGCACCGTCAAGGCGTTCGGCCTACCGCCTCTGAAGGCGGAATCGAAATATGCCCTGCGCCTGCTGCGCCGCGAGGGGTACGTCTATGTATTCTTCCCTGGCGAGAAACCACTGGGCCAGATCAAGCCATGGCTGGCGTACCGTGTGTATAACCAGGGCGCCCTGATACCGGAGGGCTCGTTCGTCTTTGATCGCAGTGAATTCGCCTGCAGCACGAAGGGCACCCATCCACACGACGTGCGCACCCTCTGCATTGCTGAACCCAAGCGCATCGCCAAGGTATGGATCGGCTTCAGCATGAACTGGTGGAGTGACACGGTCAAAAGCAACGCAGCGAAAAACCCCAAAGCCGCCGGGATGGTCGAAGTGAACCTCGCGGGCGATCCGCCGACACACGGCTTCGCCGCCGATGCCGCATTTCTCAAACGACACGTGGCCGACTACGCGGTGCAGAGCCTGAAACACGGTGGCCTGGAAGAAGACGCCACGCCCTTCTACCCACCCGGCGACATTGCCGCGGCACAAGCTGCCCGCGCCCTGGTGGCTGTCATGCAACGGCAGAACGCAGGTCACGCAGGCAAGCCGATGGTGGTTGCCGTTCCTGACCCGGTCGGGTTGGCGGCGGACCTCAACGGCATTCGCATGGCGCGCGACAGGCGAGACAAGGAGGCGCTTCTGCTGCCCGAGGTCGCTTGGCCGCTGATGACCAACCAGTTGCTCTCCGGCCTCAAGGCGTCCATTGAGAGCGCGGCGATGGACGAGGCGCGCGCCACGCCGGACGGCCACGTATCGCAGAAACGCTGGAACGAACTGAAGGGCACCCCGTTTTACCGTGAGGGTGGCTATGAATGGTTTCCCACCCAAGGTACAGCCGCGGACGGCAGTCCCAACGGCAAGGCGATCAAGCCCCGCACCTCCGTGCACGAGCGGCGTATCGACGAACGGGGGAATGCCTACGGGTCAGCGCAATGGAAGCCTTTCGCCAGCCAGATCGATGCGGGCAAACACGAGAGATGGATGCAGGACTTCAAAACCCGGCGCGGTACCGAAGCGGATCGCCTGGCCCTGCATGAAAAAAACTGGCTTGCCGCGGCAAGCAGTTCCGCAACGCTCGGGTACTTCGCGACGCATTTCGACGAGGGCGACCCGAACAAACACACCGCGCCCACCAGCCCCGGCGCGATCTATGCGGGTGAAAGCCACCTGATTCACTACCCGCAGCCCTTGAGCACGGCCGAATGCTATGCGCAGTATCTCGAGCGGATGTTGGAACCGCCGATCACCGACCCGCACGCGGTGCCCTTGCGCGCGATGTTCGGAAACCAGAAGGACGTGATCTCCAGGGTGCACGCCATGCTGATCGGTGACGCCGACCGCGACAACGAAGACAACATGCGCGATAAGACGCTGGACATCTTCAAGGGGCTGGTTACCGCCGAATGGGGCCCGAAGTACAGCTGGATGAAGGCTGCTGTCATGGGCGTGAGCGGCGGGCACCTGGCCGCCATTGCCGCAGGCGCCTTGCAGTTCGGACTGAGCCTCAAATGGTCGGACGGTTTGACGATTCCGCAGAAGGCGCAGAAGTACTTGCAACGGCTGCCTGCGTTGGCTGCGGCCGAGCTGGCATTGCTGGACGCCATGCGCGCTGCCGCTGAAGGTGGCGCGTCCAGCCTTCATGTGGTCATGCGCTCCAACTGGCGAAAGGAAACAGTCCTGGCGACCATGGAGAGGAACCCGTTCGACTATTCCGAAGCCGACCGCCGAGCCATACGCAACAAGCCCGCAGGCAGCAGGATCGTCGTCCAACGGGTTGTCATGTTGGACGCCGGGTCCGCCAATATCGGCTTGATTCCGAACGAAACGGCACAACTGCCAGGGGCATCGCCGCGCAGCCGGCGCGGGCTGTCGATGGCGCAGTTCACTGAGCACGTGAAGGCTGCCGACTTGCAGTCCTTCGACAGCGCAACGGTCAAGAACGTCAAGGCGCACGTCGCGCAAGAGGCCGTCGACGCAAATGTGAAATCTCTCAGGACCGATCAATTTTTCGGTGGCGCCGTGATGGTCGTGCAAGGGTTGGGCCTGATCTGGTCGGTGCGCGATTTTTTCCAAGAGCTGGGCAAGGGAGACAACAGCAAGCTGTTCGACAAACTGCTCGGCGTGGCGGATGGTGTGGCGGGTTTTGTGGGCGGGGCGTTGGACCTCAGGGCTGCGAGCCTTCAGATTCAGATGGTGGAGGCGCAAGGGGCGGCGCGGGGTACTGCGATGAGCCAGGTCAGCCGTTCGCTGAGCAACTTGAAGGCAGGGGCGGCGATGACGGGTGTGGCGGGTGGTGTGCTGAATATGGTGATGTCGTTTCGCAAGATGCAAGAGGCGGATCAGAAGGGGGACGAGGCGTCATACCGCGGACACTTATACGCAGGAGTTGCGTTTGGGTTGAACAGCGTCGCAATGTCATTGATCGCAGCAGACTTCCTGACTCGCGGCGCAACCAACCGCGCCATCGGCGCGGCCTCGCAAAAAGTAGCGCAGACGCTGATCAAAAGAGGGCTGCAACGCGTCGTACTGACCGTCATCGCCAGCGCAAGTGCGGAAGCACTGGTGGCAGGAGTGGGGGTCTTCATCAGCGGTGCGGGCTGGGTGCTGTTGATCGCCGGTGTGGCCTCCACCATGTGGGCGGTCTTGTCCGAACGCTCCGAGCTGCAACGCTGGATCGCGCGGGGCTACTTCGGTCGTGACACTGAGGGGCGCTACGAGGACAAGGGCAGGGAGCTTCTGGAGTACCACATGATCACGGCGGAGATGGTCTACAAGCCCATGGCCGATGAGGAGAACCAACGCCTTTTCAAGAAGTATCCGGGGCCACCTGCTGCGCCAGCACCTCGACTACCACCGTTCGGAGGCGATGGCGTGGGCGGCTTTCGATGA
- a CDS encoding DUF6708 domain-containing protein: MIGGINTSGSSTDEDRTDGKVIGLVERYANKRKSATGAAGHGGKLTGVYPDAIEFQRVYLTGGGGYYLTHCFLTGVLGTYLFTAFVLESAIRNEAYGGMAFAYIGSWSFFAFFAYLELFAPADSPLYFDRKHRKVYKVTQSGVRRWRFFGHRNSSLVAYDWDLVDAEHHATLQASTATASRVHHLVFLVRKSKDDPTIVDSFTFASVDFVPSLWEYIRRYMEQGAAPLVQGEFPPVSNTGAYVPWSDFGAVVPFLDQPGRRWKEQSWKTLLKYISMPVTVPLYVLWLFFNRLTVWTAQKVEWPEEIKQAIGRLINELDLRADPYRRLRPGPPPEV, from the coding sequence ATGATTGGCGGCATCAACACCAGCGGGAGCAGCACCGACGAGGACCGCACCGATGGCAAGGTCATCGGGCTTGTGGAGCGCTATGCCAACAAAAGAAAAAGTGCCACCGGAGCAGCCGGACACGGGGGAAAGCTCACAGGCGTCTACCCAGATGCCATCGAGTTTCAGAGGGTCTACCTGACGGGGGGAGGGGGGTACTACCTGACGCATTGCTTCTTAACAGGTGTGCTTGGCACGTACTTATTCACTGCGTTTGTGCTAGAGAGCGCGATAAGAAACGAAGCGTACGGAGGTATGGCCTTCGCCTACATCGGCTCCTGGTCCTTCTTTGCATTCTTCGCCTACCTCGAACTCTTCGCCCCCGCCGACAGTCCTCTCTACTTCGACCGCAAGCATCGCAAGGTCTACAAGGTCACCCAGTCCGGTGTCCGTCGCTGGCGCTTCTTCGGTCATCGCAACTCCAGCCTTGTTGCTTACGACTGGGACCTGGTCGACGCCGAGCACCACGCCACGCTGCAAGCCAGTACAGCCACGGCCAGCCGCGTGCACCACCTTGTCTTCCTGGTGCGAAAGAGCAAGGACGACCCAACCATCGTCGACAGCTTCACCTTCGCCAGCGTCGACTTCGTGCCATCCCTGTGGGAGTACATCCGTCGCTACATGGAGCAAGGTGCTGCGCCGCTCGTGCAGGGTGAGTTCCCTCCGGTGTCGAACACTGGCGCGTATGTGCCCTGGAGTGACTTCGGTGCGGTCGTCCCCTTTCTTGACCAACCGGGGCGCCGTTGGAAAGAGCAGTCCTGGAAGACTTTGCTCAAGTACATCAGCATGCCTGTCACGGTGCCGCTGTATGTGCTGTGGTTGTTCTTCAACCGCCTGACTGTCTGGACCGCACAGAAGGTCGAGTGGCCGGAAGAGATCAAGCAAGCCATCGGTCGATTGATCAACGAACTTGACCTTCGCGCCGACCCTTACCGCAGGCTGCGCCCGGGCCCACCACCGGAGGTTTGA
- a CDS encoding DUF4123 domain-containing protein, producing MTGMTTPALETPADWPWDAMPDDLLDALTSSLARQLAAGPVYLLIDPMSSDVSPPIDTHPRHPVTGDALQSPAEQLPYLVELQDANDPLLAQSIAWAAEEHLRACANGCGPCRIGGWLQPHAPNDGATLARQIGALLQARNAPGGGHYLRLADRRVLALLHRLESPAIDWSRQLKGVAHWIYLDANFALQMLHGQSGPAVNQLLQLNAAHWQCVIEAEAINRSLMAWQGFRHPLPDDAVAQVVAPLARARRHGLHEPRDLAAYAAEALRFSAFEQYPDLPGRIARCLQTQQPLADRLQALRGHWTDSDTASPRPGRQP from the coding sequence ATGACGGGCATGACCACTCCCGCTCTTGAAACTCCCGCAGATTGGCCCTGGGATGCCATGCCTGACGATTTGCTCGATGCGTTGACGTCGTCGCTCGCGCGGCAGTTGGCCGCTGGCCCCGTGTACTTGCTGATCGATCCGATGTCCAGCGACGTTTCGCCGCCAATCGACACCCATCCACGCCATCCCGTGACCGGCGACGCTTTGCAATCGCCTGCGGAGCAGTTGCCTTACCTGGTCGAACTCCAGGATGCGAACGACCCCTTGCTCGCGCAGAGCATCGCCTGGGCCGCCGAAGAGCACTTGCGCGCCTGCGCGAACGGATGTGGCCCCTGCCGCATCGGCGGGTGGCTGCAGCCACACGCGCCGAATGACGGTGCCACGCTGGCTCGGCAGATCGGCGCGCTGCTTCAGGCGCGCAACGCGCCCGGCGGCGGTCACTATCTGCGCCTGGCCGATCGCCGCGTGCTGGCACTGCTGCACCGTCTTGAATCGCCGGCAATCGATTGGTCGCGGCAGTTGAAAGGCGTGGCGCACTGGATCTATCTCGATGCGAACTTCGCGCTCCAGATGTTGCACGGCCAGTCCGGCCCGGCCGTGAATCAACTGCTGCAATTGAACGCCGCACACTGGCAATGCGTGATCGAGGCTGAAGCCATCAACCGCAGCCTGATGGCATGGCAGGGCTTTCGTCACCCGCTGCCAGACGACGCCGTGGCGCAAGTGGTGGCACCGCTTGCTCGCGCACGCCGGCACGGCCTGCACGAGCCCCGGGATCTGGCCGCCTATGCGGCTGAAGCCTTGCGGTTTTCCGCCTTCGAGCAATACCCCGATCTGCCGGGTCGCATCGCGCGCTGCCTGCAAACGCAGCAGCCTCTGGCCGACAGGCTGCAAGCCCTGCGTGGGCATTGGACCGACAGCGACACCGCATCGCCGCGGCCGGGTCGCCAACCCTGA